The following coding sequences lie in one Ictalurus punctatus breed USDA103 chromosome 16, Coco_2.0, whole genome shotgun sequence genomic window:
- the LOC108276778 gene encoding intraflagellar transport protein 46 homolog: MERSERQKTQLIANQPYDETLDINDSEEVASLYTPTPRQAVFRNTSRQQLNTMAKSGSDEFEDGTKQRKKLPREASENNDEEEEEDDEDEDDSDETESDEDDGEPGSAPEGAYDPADYDHLRVTSDIKELFQYITRYTPQTIELDHKLKPFIPDFIPAVGDIDAFLKVPRPDGKADGLGLLVLDEPCAKQSDPTVLSLWLSENSKQHNVAEVKVKSIENPQKNPKAVDNWIESISELHRSKPPATVHYTRPMPDIDTLMQEWPPEFEELLGKVNLPTADINCDLAEYIDIICGILDIPVYKNRIQSLHVLFTLYSEFKNSQHFKNLAEGRKSNMSSTQHIATADAETFILE; encoded by the exons ATGGAGAGGTCTGAGCGACAAAAG aCTCAACTCATCGCCAACCAGCCATACGACGAGACTCTGGATATCAACGACTCAGAAGAGGTGGCCAGTTTGTACACACCTACTCCACGGCAAGCAG TCTTTAGGAACACAAGCCGACAGCAGCTGAATACCATGGCCAAAAGTGGCAGTGATGAGTTTGAAGATGGGACTAAG CAAAGAAAGAAACTTCCACGTGAAGCAAGTGAAAATaatgatgaagaggaagaggaggatgatgaggacGAGGACGATTCTGATGAAACGGAGTCGGATGAAGATGACGGGGAGCCAGGTTCAGCTCCAGAAGG GGCATATGATCCCGCAGATTATGACCACCTTCGTGTCACGTCAGATATCAAAGAACTTTTCCAGTACATAACACG ATACACACCACAGACCATTGAATTGGACCATAAGCTGAAGCCCTTTATTCCTGACTTCATTCCAGCCGTAGGCGACATTGATGCTTTCCTCAAA GTTCCTCGGCCGGATGGGAAGGCGGACGGTCTGGGCCTGCTTGTGTTGGATGAACCATGTGCTAAGCAATCTGACCCCACTGTGCTCTCCCTGTGGCTTTCAGAGAACAGTAAACAACACAACGTTGct GAAGTGAAAGTGAAGAGTATTGAGAACCCACAGAAGAACCCAAAAGCTGTAGATAACTGGATAGAGAGCATCAGTGAACTACATCGCTCCAAACCACCAGCTACTGTACACTACACCAG ACCCATGCCAGACATCGATACACTGATGCAGGAGTGGCCACCTGAGTTTGAGGAGCTTTTGGGAAAG GTGAACCTCCCCACAGCAGATATTAACTGTGACCTTGCAGAGTACATTGACATAATTTGTG GTATCTTGGACATTCCAGTGTACAAGAACCGAATCCAGTCTCTCCACGTCCTGTTCACACTCTATTCTGAATTCAAAAACTCACAG CACTTTAAGAACTTGGCAGAGGGTCGCAAGTCCAACATGTCATCCACTCAACATATTGCTACTGCAGACGCTGAAACATTCATTTTAGAGtga
- the LOC124625939 gene encoding carcinoembryonic antigen-related cell adhesion molecule 2 isoform X4 produces MPGRDFFIVMLLLWTFVGRGVDGERVTGVLHGRVELRGRYGYGPDLDTVEWVKYPDKNSTRKLLYLFNKSNNTTWLAVPQNINFNLQNMSLILFNLTTEDEGIYEEKTTFKNKTVKHFNVTLSLLFASNITVSPSPGSLTLKCEINGEFKLLRWFRNGLPLLDDQRFSLTDNNKTMQVSNLTSSDCGTYTCQVSNENGKSEAQIDISGTMSSFCQNSTFLALIEPVLFRAGFSLLGLLVLCIILILICKYYGTVPDFCEDSHSSVSVTYQETLDSTSHQPLHCTTCHMTTCT; encoded by the exons ATGCCAGGACGTGACTTTTTCATTGTCATGCTTCTTCTTTGGACATTTGTTG GCAGGGGGGTTGATGGTGAGAGAGTAACAGGAGTGTTACACGGGCGAGTGGAGCTTCGAGGACGCTATGGATACGGTCCAGATCTGGACACAGTGGAATGGGTTAAATATCCAGATAAAAATTCAACAAGGAAATTGTTATATCTGTTTAATAAGTCAAACAATACTACATGGCTAGCGGTCCcccaaaatataaattttaatttaCAGAATATGAgtcttattttgtttaatttgacaACAGAAGATGAAGGCATTTATGAGGAGAAAaccacatttaaaaataagaccgttaaacattttaatgtgaCGTTATCTTTGCTGT TTGCATCAAACATCACTGTGTCTCCTTCTCCTGGCTCTCTGACCCTGAAGTGTGAGATCAATGGGGAGTTTAAGCTGCTGCGATGGTTCAGAAATGGCCTTCCACTGCTAGATGACCAGAGATTCTCCCTCACTGACAACAACAAGACCATGCAGGTGTCCAACCTGACCAGTTCAGACTGTGGCACATATACCTGTCAAGTTTCAAATGAAAACGGAAAATCAGAGGCGCAAATCGACATCAGCG GTACAATGAGTAGCTTTTGTCAGAACAGCACATTTCTTGCTCTTATTGAACCCGTACTGTTCCGTGCTGGATTCTCACTCCTCGGTCTGCTGGTTTTGtgcatcattttaattttaatctgCAAATATTATG GTACAGTTCCTGACTTTTGTGAAGATTCTCACTCATCAGTCTCTGtcacgtatcaagaaactctggactccacttcccatcagccactgcactgcactacatgtcacatgaccacctgcacctga